In a single window of the Labilithrix sp. genome:
- a CDS encoding alpha/beta hydrolase, giving the protein MPDVDTMGGTEKGARSMKVEARWRRARVVVFVLAVLGVLGFRPASQHARAASLLMTFSDKDAKPAVTDERTTFDRDGDRIDARLYRPAGVTNPPGVVLVHGVNHFGIDDVRLERFARAVASAGVLVMTPAVSELSDYHVAPRSIDTVGAAVMDLQQRVGGPGAEVGLMGMSFGGGISLLAAADERFSHRVSFVVAVGAHDDLGRVSRFFVTDEITKPNGEQSKLEAHGYGMMILVYTHVEDFFPADDVAAAREALRLWIWEKRDDARKTAEALSPASKDKFERLVGDGAEVLRPEMLALIDRHGADMAAVSPHGRLGSIRANVYLLHGEGDTVIPASETAWLAEDVPPARLKSSLITPALEHVDLKNPSAADQWALVHFMGQVIAEADAQK; this is encoded by the coding sequence ATGCCGGACGTGGACACGATGGGGGGGACCGAGAAGGGCGCGCGGTCGATGAAGGTGGAGGCGCGGTGGCGCCGTGCGCGCGTCGTCGTGTTCGTGCTCGCCGTCCTCGGCGTGCTCGGGTTCCGCCCCGCGTCGCAACACGCGCGCGCCGCGTCGCTCCTCATGACGTTCTCCGACAAGGACGCGAAGCCGGCCGTCACCGACGAGCGCACCACGTTCGATCGCGACGGCGATCGCATCGACGCGCGTCTCTATCGTCCCGCCGGCGTCACGAACCCGCCCGGCGTCGTGCTCGTGCACGGCGTGAACCACTTCGGGATCGACGACGTGCGCCTCGAGCGCTTCGCCCGCGCGGTCGCGTCGGCGGGGGTGCTCGTGATGACGCCGGCCGTGAGCGAGCTCTCCGACTACCACGTCGCGCCCCGCTCGATCGACACCGTCGGCGCCGCGGTGATGGACCTGCAGCAGCGCGTCGGCGGTCCCGGCGCAGAGGTCGGCCTCATGGGCATGAGCTTCGGCGGCGGCATCTCGCTCCTCGCCGCCGCCGACGAGCGGTTCTCGCATCGCGTCTCGTTCGTCGTCGCGGTCGGCGCGCACGACGACCTGGGCCGCGTCTCGCGCTTCTTCGTCACCGACGAGATCACGAAGCCGAACGGCGAGCAGAGCAAACTCGAGGCGCACGGCTACGGGATGATGATCCTCGTCTACACACACGTGGAGGACTTCTTCCCCGCCGACGACGTCGCCGCGGCGCGCGAGGCGCTCCGGCTCTGGATCTGGGAGAAGCGCGACGACGCGCGGAAGACGGCGGAGGCGCTCTCGCCCGCGTCGAAGGACAAGTTCGAGCGCCTCGTCGGCGACGGCGCGGAGGTGCTGCGCCCGGAGATGCTCGCGCTCATCGACCGCCACGGCGCGGACATGGCCGCGGTGTCGCCGCACGGCCGCCTCGGCTCGATCCGCGCGAACGTGTACCTCCTCCACGGCGAGGGCGACACCGTCATCCCGGCGAGCGAGACCGCGTGGCTCGCGGAGGACGTGCCGCCGGCGCGGCTCAAGTCGTCGCTCATCACCCCCGCGCTCGAGCACGTCGACCTCAAGAACCCGAGCGCCGCCGACCAGTGGGCGCTCGTCCACTTCATGGGTCAGGTCATCGCGGAGGCCGACGCGCAGAAGTGA
- the dinB gene encoding DNA polymerase IV, with protein MLDARRQILHVDMDAFFASVEVLDDPTLRGKAVVVGGPARRGVVAAASYEARVFGVRSAMPMAEALRRCPKLLVVPPRGDRYAEVSNQVFDVFHRYTPLVEGLSIDEAFLDVTASRSLFGDGEAIAKRIRADVRDVTGGLTCSAGVAESKFVAKIASDMKKPDGLTVVPADVAAFLAPLPIERMWGVGPKTAPTLRALGYETLGDIAKADPIALERAIGQWGIEIRQLARGHDLRAVVPDRDAKSIGAECTYEHDLTTREEIARTLLAHASRCAERLTENALAAGAVVVKLKHHDFTLVTRRKTLDSPANDATSIHEACLELLARFPLDGARIRLTGVQAQDLRSAEPEQKALFRDEREHRRRELQSVLLRAKERFGSVEAPLTFATLLEDTTPRTAPEGDLEKKGSWSRRGRRD; from the coding sequence ATGCTCGACGCGCGGCGGCAGATCCTCCACGTCGACATGGACGCGTTCTTCGCGTCGGTGGAGGTGCTCGACGATCCGACGCTGCGGGGCAAGGCCGTCGTCGTCGGCGGTCCGGCGCGGCGCGGGGTCGTCGCGGCCGCTTCGTACGAGGCGCGCGTCTTCGGCGTGCGCTCGGCGATGCCGATGGCGGAGGCGCTGCGGCGCTGCCCGAAGCTCCTCGTCGTGCCGCCGCGCGGCGATCGCTACGCCGAGGTCTCGAACCAGGTCTTCGACGTGTTCCACCGCTACACCCCGCTCGTCGAGGGCCTCTCGATCGACGAAGCGTTCCTCGACGTGACCGCGAGCCGGAGCTTGTTCGGCGACGGCGAGGCGATCGCGAAGCGCATCCGCGCCGACGTGCGCGACGTCACCGGAGGCCTCACCTGCTCGGCCGGCGTCGCGGAGTCGAAGTTCGTCGCGAAGATCGCGAGCGACATGAAGAAGCCGGACGGCCTCACGGTGGTGCCCGCCGACGTCGCCGCGTTCCTCGCGCCGCTGCCGATCGAGCGGATGTGGGGCGTCGGGCCGAAGACCGCGCCCACGCTGCGCGCGCTCGGCTACGAGACGCTCGGCGACATCGCGAAGGCCGATCCGATCGCGCTCGAGCGCGCGATCGGTCAATGGGGGATCGAGATCCGCCAGCTCGCCCGCGGCCACGACCTCCGCGCGGTCGTCCCCGATCGCGACGCGAAGTCGATCGGCGCCGAGTGCACGTACGAGCACGACCTCACGACGCGGGAGGAGATCGCGCGGACGCTCCTCGCCCACGCGTCGCGCTGCGCGGAGCGCCTCACCGAGAACGCCCTCGCCGCCGGCGCCGTCGTCGTGAAGCTCAAGCACCACGACTTCACGCTCGTCACGCGGCGGAAGACGCTCGACTCGCCCGCGAACGACGCGACCTCGATCCACGAGGCCTGCCTCGAGCTCCTCGCCCGGTTCCCGCTGGACGGCGCGCGCATCCGGCTCACCGGCGTCCAGGCGCAGGACCTCCGCTCCGCCGAGCCCGAACAGAAGGCGCTCTTCCGCGACGAACGCGAGCACAGACGTCGCGAGCTCCAGAGCGTGCTCCTCCGCGCGAAAGAGCGGTTCGGGAGCGTCGAGGCCCCGTTGACGTTCGCCACGCTCCTCGAGGACACGACGCCGCGGACGGCGCCGGAGGGCGATCTGGAGAAGAAAGGAAGCTGGTCGCGGCGCGGTCGGCGCGACTAG